From a single Plutella xylostella chromosome 5, ilPluXylo3.1, whole genome shotgun sequence genomic region:
- the LOC105391556 gene encoding solute carrier family 12 member 6 isoform X7 encodes MTEAEVESLTSWSPFSGDTDEHGLPKDKDKGCDTNLYLYHEEIEDRPRVATFLGSLADYSNTIPAASAADTDAPKAAPSARMGTLIGVFLPCIQNIFGVILFIRLTWVVGTAGAIAGFLIVLICCCTTMLTAISMSAIATNGVVPAGGSYFMIGRSLGPECGGAVGMLFYTGTTLAAAMYIVGAVEIVLTYMAPWISIFGDFTKDPEAMFNNFRVYGTGLLLVMGCVVFIGVKFVNKFATVALACVILSISAVYAGIFVNWNGNDKLQMCVLGKRLLKDIHISNCTKQAGGELFKLFCPNNTCDPYFTAHNISVVQGIKGLASGVFFDNLQDSFLELGQYIAYGKEPDDIEQMERPTYNQIYADITTSFTLLIGIFFPSVTGIMAGSNRSGDLADAQKSIPIGTICAILTTSTVYLSCVLLFAGTVDNLLLRDKFGQSIGGKLVVANMAWPNQWVILVGSFLSTLGAGLQSLTGAPRLLQAIAKDEIIPFLAPFAVSSSRGEPTRALLLTMLICQCGILLGNVDILAPLLSMFFLMCYGFVNLACALQTLLKTPNWRPRFKYYHWSLSLIGLVLCISIMFMTSWFYALIAMGMAGLIYKYIEYRGAEKEWGDGLRGLALSAARYSLLRLEEGPPHTKNWRPQVLVLAKLNDDLTPKYRKMLSFASQLKAGKGLTVCVSVLGGDFTRLAGEASTAKQNLRRCMEEEKVKGFVDVLVSHSIADGLSHFVQTTGLGGLKPNTVIVGWPYGWRQSEDDRTWHVFLHTVRAVTASRMAMLVPKGINFFPDSSEKVSGNIDIWWIVHDGGMLMLLPFLLKQHRSWKNCKMRIFTVAQMEDNSIQMKKDLKMFLYQLRIEAEVEVVEMTDSDISAYTYERTLMMEQRNQMLKELRLNKKEALGMNLVDYNEHNAEEKLPLVQAIVDHHHADVKTASKVRFAEPGSGDAVPTGNHADDAPSPPLTDPEEKERDDKDDFRSSLLHIIDSLWDSPDEQSQCDGAPSPLPDDNAKENNANGDVKPKPNVTSITPDEGTVRRMHTAVKLNEVIVSRSHDAQLVILNLPGPPRDTKLERESNYMEFLEVLTEGLEKVLMVRGGGREVITIYS; translated from the exons GCGACACCGACGAGCATGGCCTACCGAAGGACAAGGACAAGGGCTGCGACACCAACCTCTACCTCTACCAT GAGGAGATCGAGGACCGTCCGCGCGTGGCCACGTTCCTGGGCTCGCTGGCGGACTACTCCAACACGATCCCGGCCGCGTCCGCCGCGGACACAGACGCGCCCAAGGCCGCGCCCTCCGCCCGGATGGGCACCCTCATCGGCGTGTTCCTGCCCTGCATCCAGAACATCTTCGGCGTGATCCTGTTCATCCGTCTCACGTGGGTCGTCGGCACGGCTGGCGCTATAGCCGGGTTTCTGATTGTGCTCATCTGTTGTTGTACC ACGATGCTGACAGCCATCTCCATGTCGGCCATCGCCACCAACGGCGTGGTGCCGGCGGGCGGCTCGTATTTCATGATCGGGCGCTCGCTCGGGCCGGagtgcggcggcgcggtgggCATGCTGTTCTACACGGGCACCACGCTCGCCGCCGCCATGTACATCGTCGGCGCCGTCGAGATCGTCCTG ACGTACATGGCCCCGTGGATATCGATCTTCGGGGACTTTACGAAGGATCCGGAGGCGATGTTCAACAACTTCAGGGTGTACGGGACGGGGCTGCTGCTGGTGATGGGCTGTGTGGTGTTCATTGGAGTGAAGTTCGTGAACAAGTTCGCAACCGTCGCCCTCGCGTGCGTCATCCTGTCCATCAGTGCGGTCTACGCGGGGATCTTCGTCAACTGGAACGGCAACGACAAGCTGCA GATGTGCGTATTGGGAAAGCGTTTACTGAAAGACATCCACATCAGCAACTGCACGAAGCAGGCTGGCGGGGAGCTGTTCAAGTTGTTCTGCCCCAACAACACCTGCGACCCGTACTTCACAGCACACAACATCAGCGTCGTTCAAGGCATCAAG GGCTTAGCCAGTGGAGTGTTCTTCGACAATCTGCAAGACTCGTTCCTGGAACTCGGTCAGTACATCGCGTACGGCAAGGAACCTGACGACATCGAGCAGATGGAGCGACCCACTTACAATCAGATCTACGCCGATATCACTACTTCGTTTACGCTGCTGATTGGAATATTCTTCCCGTCTGTTActg GTATTATGGCTGGCTCAAACCGCTCGGGAGATTTGGCTGACGCTCAAAAGAGCATCCCTATCGGAACCATCTGCGCTATCCTGACCACTTCCACCGTGTACCTGTCGTGCGTGTTGCTGTTCGCCGGAACCGTCGACAACTTGCTGCTTCGAGACAA GTTTGGTCAATCGATTGGCGGTAAACTGGTGGTGGCTAACATGGCGTGGCCGAACCAGTGGGTGATCCTGGTGGGCTCGTTCCTGTCGACCCTGGGCGCTGGCCTGCAGTCCCTCACCGGCGCCCCGCGGCTGCTGCAAGCCATCGCTAAAGACGAGATTATTCCCTTCCTTGCGCCTTTCGCTGTGTCTTCCAGCAGGGGAGAACCCACAAG GGCTCTCCTGCTTACGATGCTGATCTGCCAGTGCGGCATCCTGCTGGGCAACGTGGACATTCTGGCGCCGCTGCTGTCCATGTTCTTCCTCATGTGCTACGGCTTCGTGAACCTGGCGTGCGCTCTGCAGACCTTGTTGAAGACCCCCAACTGGCGGCCCCGCTTCAAGTATTACCATTG GTCTCTGTCCCTGATTGGTCTGGTCCTGTGCATCTCCATCATGTTCATGACGTCATGGTTCTACGCCCTCATCGCCATGGGCATGGCCGGGCTCATCTACAAGTACATTGAATATCGCGG AGCGGAGAAGGAATGGGGTGACGGTCTCCGCGGTCTAGCCCTGTCAGCCGCGCGCTACTCGCTGCTGCGTCTGGAAGAAGGTCCTCCACACACCAAGAACTGGCGCCCGCAGGTGCTGGTGCTCGCCAAGCTGAATGATGATCTCACCCCGAAGTACCGCAAGATGCTGTCGTTTGCTAGTCAACTTAAAGCAG GCAAAGGTCTGACGGTATGCGTATCTGTACTCGGCGGCGACTTCACGCGGCTGGCGGGCGAGGCGTCCACGGCGAAGCAGAACCTGCGCCGCTGCATGGAGGAGGAGAAGGTCAAGGGCTTCGTCGATGTGCTCGTCTCTCATAGCATCGCTGATGGATTGAGCCACTT CGTGCAAACGACCGGCCTCGGCGGGCTCAAGCCGAACACGGTGATCGTGGGCTGGCCGTACGGCTGGCGGCAGTCGGAGGACGACCGCACCTGGCACGTGTTCCTACACACCGTGCGCGCCGTCACCGCGTCTCGCATGGCCATGCTCGTTCCCAAGGGCATCAACTTCTTCCCTGACTCTAGCGAGAAG GTATCTGGCAACATCGACATCTGGTGGATCGTGCACGACGGCGGCATGCTCATGCTGCTGCCCTTCCTGCTGAAGCAGCACCGCTCGTGGAAGAACTGCAAGATGCGCATCTTCACCGTGGCGCAGATGGAGGACAACTCCATCCAGATGAAGAAGGACCTCAAGATGTTCCTCTACCAGCTGCGGATTGAGGCCGAGGTTGAGGTTGTGGAGATG ACGGACAGTGACATTTCGGCGTACACCTACGAACGGACTTTGATGATGGAACAACGTAACCAGATGCTCAAAGAACTTCGACTTAACAAGAAGGAAGCCCTTGGAATG AATTTGGTGGACTATAATGAACACAATGCTGAGGAGAAGTTGCCCCTG GTGCAAGCTATCGTTGACCATCACCACGCTGACGTTAAGACAGCTAGCAAAGTCCGTTTTGCTGAGCCTGGCTCTGGAGACGCCGTCCCTACTGGAAACCATGCTGATGACGCACCTTCTCCCCCTCTCACCGACCCTGAAGAGAAAGAAAGAGACGACAAG GACGACTTTCGAAGTAGCTTGTTGCACATAATCGATTCATTGTGGGACTCCCCCGATGAACAGTCACAGTGCGACGGAGCGCCCTCACCGCTGCCCGACGACAACGCCAAAGAGAATAACGCCAACGGGGACGTCAAGCCGAAGCCTAACGTCACTAGCATTACACC AGACGAGGGAACTGTGAGGCGCATGCACACAGCGGTGAAGCTGAACGAAGTGATCGTGTCGCGGTCGCACGACGCACAACTAGTGATACTGAACCTGCCCGGCCCGCCTCGCGACACCAAGCTGGAACGAGAGTCCAACT ACATGGAGTTCCTGGAGGTACTGACCGAGGGTCTGGAGAAGGTGCTGATGGTGCGAGGTGGCGGTCGAGAGGTCATCACCATCTACTCGTGA
- the LOC105391556 gene encoding solute carrier family 12 member 6 isoform X3 yields the protein MYGDIMYNEGSTPLVTPDGYSSISQGDTDEHGLPKDKDKGCDTNLYLYHEEIEDRPRVATFLGSLADYSNTIPAASAADTDAPKAAPSARMGTLIGVFLPCIQNIFGVILFIRLTWVVGTAGAIAGFLIVLICCCTTMLTAISMSAIATNGVVPAGGSYFMIGRSLGPECGGAVGMLFYTGTTLAAAMYIVGAVEIVLTYMAPWISIFGDFTKDPEAMFNNFRVYGTGLLLVMGCVVFIGVKFVNKFATVALACVILSISAVYAGIFVNWNGNDKLQMCVLGKRLLKDIHISNCTKQAGGELFKLFCPNNTCDPYFTAHNISVVQGIKGLASGVFFDNLQDSFLELGQYIAYGKEPDDIEQMERPTYNQIYADITTSFTLLIGIFFPSVTGIMAGSNRSGDLADAQKSIPIGTICAILTTSTVYLSCVLLFAGTVDNLLLRDKFGQSIGGKLVVANMAWPNQWVILVGSFLSTLGAGLQSLTGAPRLLQAIAKDEIIPFLAPFAVSSSRGEPTRALLLTMLICQCGILLGNVDILAPLLSMFFLMCYGFVNLACALQTLLKTPNWRPRFKYYHWSLSLIGLVLCISIMFMTSWFYALIAMGMAGLIYKYIEYRGAEKEWGDGLRGLALSAARYSLLRLEEGPPHTKNWRPQVLVLAKLNDDLTPKYRKMLSFASQLKAGKGLTVCVSVLGGDFTRLAGEASTAKQNLRRCMEEEKVKGFVDVLVSHSIADGLSHFVQTTGLGGLKPNTVIVGWPYGWRQSEDDRTWHVFLHTVRAVTASRMAMLVPKGINFFPDSSEKVSGNIDIWWIVHDGGMLMLLPFLLKQHRSWKNCKMRIFTVAQMEDNSIQMKKDLKMFLYQLRIEAEVEVVEMTDSDISAYTYERTLMMEQRNQMLKELRLNKKEALGMNLVDYNEHNAEEKLPLVQAIVDHHHADVKTASKVRFAEPGSGDAVPTGNHADDAPSPPLTDPEEKERDDKDDFRSSLLHIIDSLWDSPDEQSQCDGAPSPLPDDNAKENNANGDVKPKPNVTSITPDEGTVRRMHTAVKLNEVIVSRSHDAQLVILNLPGPPRDTKLERESNYMEFLEVLTEGLEKVLMVRGGGREVITIYS from the exons GCGACACCGACGAGCATGGCCTACCGAAGGACAAGGACAAGGGCTGCGACACCAACCTCTACCTCTACCAT GAGGAGATCGAGGACCGTCCGCGCGTGGCCACGTTCCTGGGCTCGCTGGCGGACTACTCCAACACGATCCCGGCCGCGTCCGCCGCGGACACAGACGCGCCCAAGGCCGCGCCCTCCGCCCGGATGGGCACCCTCATCGGCGTGTTCCTGCCCTGCATCCAGAACATCTTCGGCGTGATCCTGTTCATCCGTCTCACGTGGGTCGTCGGCACGGCTGGCGCTATAGCCGGGTTTCTGATTGTGCTCATCTGTTGTTGTACC ACGATGCTGACAGCCATCTCCATGTCGGCCATCGCCACCAACGGCGTGGTGCCGGCGGGCGGCTCGTATTTCATGATCGGGCGCTCGCTCGGGCCGGagtgcggcggcgcggtgggCATGCTGTTCTACACGGGCACCACGCTCGCCGCCGCCATGTACATCGTCGGCGCCGTCGAGATCGTCCTG ACGTACATGGCCCCGTGGATATCGATCTTCGGGGACTTTACGAAGGATCCGGAGGCGATGTTCAACAACTTCAGGGTGTACGGGACGGGGCTGCTGCTGGTGATGGGCTGTGTGGTGTTCATTGGAGTGAAGTTCGTGAACAAGTTCGCAACCGTCGCCCTCGCGTGCGTCATCCTGTCCATCAGTGCGGTCTACGCGGGGATCTTCGTCAACTGGAACGGCAACGACAAGCTGCA GATGTGCGTATTGGGAAAGCGTTTACTGAAAGACATCCACATCAGCAACTGCACGAAGCAGGCTGGCGGGGAGCTGTTCAAGTTGTTCTGCCCCAACAACACCTGCGACCCGTACTTCACAGCACACAACATCAGCGTCGTTCAAGGCATCAAG GGCTTAGCCAGTGGAGTGTTCTTCGACAATCTGCAAGACTCGTTCCTGGAACTCGGTCAGTACATCGCGTACGGCAAGGAACCTGACGACATCGAGCAGATGGAGCGACCCACTTACAATCAGATCTACGCCGATATCACTACTTCGTTTACGCTGCTGATTGGAATATTCTTCCCGTCTGTTActg GTATTATGGCTGGCTCAAACCGCTCGGGAGATTTGGCTGACGCTCAAAAGAGCATCCCTATCGGAACCATCTGCGCTATCCTGACCACTTCCACCGTGTACCTGTCGTGCGTGTTGCTGTTCGCCGGAACCGTCGACAACTTGCTGCTTCGAGACAA GTTTGGTCAATCGATTGGCGGTAAACTGGTGGTGGCTAACATGGCGTGGCCGAACCAGTGGGTGATCCTGGTGGGCTCGTTCCTGTCGACCCTGGGCGCTGGCCTGCAGTCCCTCACCGGCGCCCCGCGGCTGCTGCAAGCCATCGCTAAAGACGAGATTATTCCCTTCCTTGCGCCTTTCGCTGTGTCTTCCAGCAGGGGAGAACCCACAAG GGCTCTCCTGCTTACGATGCTGATCTGCCAGTGCGGCATCCTGCTGGGCAACGTGGACATTCTGGCGCCGCTGCTGTCCATGTTCTTCCTCATGTGCTACGGCTTCGTGAACCTGGCGTGCGCTCTGCAGACCTTGTTGAAGACCCCCAACTGGCGGCCCCGCTTCAAGTATTACCATTG GTCTCTGTCCCTGATTGGTCTGGTCCTGTGCATCTCCATCATGTTCATGACGTCATGGTTCTACGCCCTCATCGCCATGGGCATGGCCGGGCTCATCTACAAGTACATTGAATATCGCGG AGCGGAGAAGGAATGGGGTGACGGTCTCCGCGGTCTAGCCCTGTCAGCCGCGCGCTACTCGCTGCTGCGTCTGGAAGAAGGTCCTCCACACACCAAGAACTGGCGCCCGCAGGTGCTGGTGCTCGCCAAGCTGAATGATGATCTCACCCCGAAGTACCGCAAGATGCTGTCGTTTGCTAGTCAACTTAAAGCAG GCAAAGGTCTGACGGTATGCGTATCTGTACTCGGCGGCGACTTCACGCGGCTGGCGGGCGAGGCGTCCACGGCGAAGCAGAACCTGCGCCGCTGCATGGAGGAGGAGAAGGTCAAGGGCTTCGTCGATGTGCTCGTCTCTCATAGCATCGCTGATGGATTGAGCCACTT CGTGCAAACGACCGGCCTCGGCGGGCTCAAGCCGAACACGGTGATCGTGGGCTGGCCGTACGGCTGGCGGCAGTCGGAGGACGACCGCACCTGGCACGTGTTCCTACACACCGTGCGCGCCGTCACCGCGTCTCGCATGGCCATGCTCGTTCCCAAGGGCATCAACTTCTTCCCTGACTCTAGCGAGAAG GTATCTGGCAACATCGACATCTGGTGGATCGTGCACGACGGCGGCATGCTCATGCTGCTGCCCTTCCTGCTGAAGCAGCACCGCTCGTGGAAGAACTGCAAGATGCGCATCTTCACCGTGGCGCAGATGGAGGACAACTCCATCCAGATGAAGAAGGACCTCAAGATGTTCCTCTACCAGCTGCGGATTGAGGCCGAGGTTGAGGTTGTGGAGATG ACGGACAGTGACATTTCGGCGTACACCTACGAACGGACTTTGATGATGGAACAACGTAACCAGATGCTCAAAGAACTTCGACTTAACAAGAAGGAAGCCCTTGGAATG AATTTGGTGGACTATAATGAACACAATGCTGAGGAGAAGTTGCCCCTG GTGCAAGCTATCGTTGACCATCACCACGCTGACGTTAAGACAGCTAGCAAAGTCCGTTTTGCTGAGCCTGGCTCTGGAGACGCCGTCCCTACTGGAAACCATGCTGATGACGCACCTTCTCCCCCTCTCACCGACCCTGAAGAGAAAGAAAGAGACGACAAG GACGACTTTCGAAGTAGCTTGTTGCACATAATCGATTCATTGTGGGACTCCCCCGATGAACAGTCACAGTGCGACGGAGCGCCCTCACCGCTGCCCGACGACAACGCCAAAGAGAATAACGCCAACGGGGACGTCAAGCCGAAGCCTAACGTCACTAGCATTACACC AGACGAGGGAACTGTGAGGCGCATGCACACAGCGGTGAAGCTGAACGAAGTGATCGTGTCGCGGTCGCACGACGCACAACTAGTGATACTGAACCTGCCCGGCCCGCCTCGCGACACCAAGCTGGAACGAGAGTCCAACT ACATGGAGTTCCTGGAGGTACTGACCGAGGGTCTGGAGAAGGTGCTGATGGTGCGAGGTGGCGGTCGAGAGGTCATCACCATCTACTCGTGA
- the LOC105391556 gene encoding solute carrier family 12 member 6 isoform X5 — protein sequence MRLPSGQDQDGGAADSPFLTGDTDEHGLPKDKDKGCDTNLYLYHEEIEDRPRVATFLGSLADYSNTIPAASAADTDAPKAAPSARMGTLIGVFLPCIQNIFGVILFIRLTWVVGTAGAIAGFLIVLICCCTTMLTAISMSAIATNGVVPAGGSYFMIGRSLGPECGGAVGMLFYTGTTLAAAMYIVGAVEIVLTYMAPWISIFGDFTKDPEAMFNNFRVYGTGLLLVMGCVVFIGVKFVNKFATVALACVILSISAVYAGIFVNWNGNDKLQMCVLGKRLLKDIHISNCTKQAGGELFKLFCPNNTCDPYFTAHNISVVQGIKGLASGVFFDNLQDSFLELGQYIAYGKEPDDIEQMERPTYNQIYADITTSFTLLIGIFFPSVTGIMAGSNRSGDLADAQKSIPIGTICAILTTSTVYLSCVLLFAGTVDNLLLRDKFGQSIGGKLVVANMAWPNQWVILVGSFLSTLGAGLQSLTGAPRLLQAIAKDEIIPFLAPFAVSSSRGEPTRALLLTMLICQCGILLGNVDILAPLLSMFFLMCYGFVNLACALQTLLKTPNWRPRFKYYHWSLSLIGLVLCISIMFMTSWFYALIAMGMAGLIYKYIEYRGAEKEWGDGLRGLALSAARYSLLRLEEGPPHTKNWRPQVLVLAKLNDDLTPKYRKMLSFASQLKAGKGLTVCVSVLGGDFTRLAGEASTAKQNLRRCMEEEKVKGFVDVLVSHSIADGLSHFVQTTGLGGLKPNTVIVGWPYGWRQSEDDRTWHVFLHTVRAVTASRMAMLVPKGINFFPDSSEKVSGNIDIWWIVHDGGMLMLLPFLLKQHRSWKNCKMRIFTVAQMEDNSIQMKKDLKMFLYQLRIEAEVEVVEMTDSDISAYTYERTLMMEQRNQMLKELRLNKKEALGMNLVDYNEHNAEEKLPLVQAIVDHHHADVKTASKVRFAEPGSGDAVPTGNHADDAPSPPLTDPEEKERDDKDDFRSSLLHIIDSLWDSPDEQSQCDGAPSPLPDDNAKENNANGDVKPKPNVTSITPDEGTVRRMHTAVKLNEVIVSRSHDAQLVILNLPGPPRDTKLERESNYMEFLEVLTEGLEKVLMVRGGGREVITIYS from the exons GCGACACCGACGAGCATGGCCTACCGAAGGACAAGGACAAGGGCTGCGACACCAACCTCTACCTCTACCAT GAGGAGATCGAGGACCGTCCGCGCGTGGCCACGTTCCTGGGCTCGCTGGCGGACTACTCCAACACGATCCCGGCCGCGTCCGCCGCGGACACAGACGCGCCCAAGGCCGCGCCCTCCGCCCGGATGGGCACCCTCATCGGCGTGTTCCTGCCCTGCATCCAGAACATCTTCGGCGTGATCCTGTTCATCCGTCTCACGTGGGTCGTCGGCACGGCTGGCGCTATAGCCGGGTTTCTGATTGTGCTCATCTGTTGTTGTACC ACGATGCTGACAGCCATCTCCATGTCGGCCATCGCCACCAACGGCGTGGTGCCGGCGGGCGGCTCGTATTTCATGATCGGGCGCTCGCTCGGGCCGGagtgcggcggcgcggtgggCATGCTGTTCTACACGGGCACCACGCTCGCCGCCGCCATGTACATCGTCGGCGCCGTCGAGATCGTCCTG ACGTACATGGCCCCGTGGATATCGATCTTCGGGGACTTTACGAAGGATCCGGAGGCGATGTTCAACAACTTCAGGGTGTACGGGACGGGGCTGCTGCTGGTGATGGGCTGTGTGGTGTTCATTGGAGTGAAGTTCGTGAACAAGTTCGCAACCGTCGCCCTCGCGTGCGTCATCCTGTCCATCAGTGCGGTCTACGCGGGGATCTTCGTCAACTGGAACGGCAACGACAAGCTGCA GATGTGCGTATTGGGAAAGCGTTTACTGAAAGACATCCACATCAGCAACTGCACGAAGCAGGCTGGCGGGGAGCTGTTCAAGTTGTTCTGCCCCAACAACACCTGCGACCCGTACTTCACAGCACACAACATCAGCGTCGTTCAAGGCATCAAG GGCTTAGCCAGTGGAGTGTTCTTCGACAATCTGCAAGACTCGTTCCTGGAACTCGGTCAGTACATCGCGTACGGCAAGGAACCTGACGACATCGAGCAGATGGAGCGACCCACTTACAATCAGATCTACGCCGATATCACTACTTCGTTTACGCTGCTGATTGGAATATTCTTCCCGTCTGTTActg GTATTATGGCTGGCTCAAACCGCTCGGGAGATTTGGCTGACGCTCAAAAGAGCATCCCTATCGGAACCATCTGCGCTATCCTGACCACTTCCACCGTGTACCTGTCGTGCGTGTTGCTGTTCGCCGGAACCGTCGACAACTTGCTGCTTCGAGACAA GTTTGGTCAATCGATTGGCGGTAAACTGGTGGTGGCTAACATGGCGTGGCCGAACCAGTGGGTGATCCTGGTGGGCTCGTTCCTGTCGACCCTGGGCGCTGGCCTGCAGTCCCTCACCGGCGCCCCGCGGCTGCTGCAAGCCATCGCTAAAGACGAGATTATTCCCTTCCTTGCGCCTTTCGCTGTGTCTTCCAGCAGGGGAGAACCCACAAG GGCTCTCCTGCTTACGATGCTGATCTGCCAGTGCGGCATCCTGCTGGGCAACGTGGACATTCTGGCGCCGCTGCTGTCCATGTTCTTCCTCATGTGCTACGGCTTCGTGAACCTGGCGTGCGCTCTGCAGACCTTGTTGAAGACCCCCAACTGGCGGCCCCGCTTCAAGTATTACCATTG GTCTCTGTCCCTGATTGGTCTGGTCCTGTGCATCTCCATCATGTTCATGACGTCATGGTTCTACGCCCTCATCGCCATGGGCATGGCCGGGCTCATCTACAAGTACATTGAATATCGCGG AGCGGAGAAGGAATGGGGTGACGGTCTCCGCGGTCTAGCCCTGTCAGCCGCGCGCTACTCGCTGCTGCGTCTGGAAGAAGGTCCTCCACACACCAAGAACTGGCGCCCGCAGGTGCTGGTGCTCGCCAAGCTGAATGATGATCTCACCCCGAAGTACCGCAAGATGCTGTCGTTTGCTAGTCAACTTAAAGCAG GCAAAGGTCTGACGGTATGCGTATCTGTACTCGGCGGCGACTTCACGCGGCTGGCGGGCGAGGCGTCCACGGCGAAGCAGAACCTGCGCCGCTGCATGGAGGAGGAGAAGGTCAAGGGCTTCGTCGATGTGCTCGTCTCTCATAGCATCGCTGATGGATTGAGCCACTT CGTGCAAACGACCGGCCTCGGCGGGCTCAAGCCGAACACGGTGATCGTGGGCTGGCCGTACGGCTGGCGGCAGTCGGAGGACGACCGCACCTGGCACGTGTTCCTACACACCGTGCGCGCCGTCACCGCGTCTCGCATGGCCATGCTCGTTCCCAAGGGCATCAACTTCTTCCCTGACTCTAGCGAGAAG GTATCTGGCAACATCGACATCTGGTGGATCGTGCACGACGGCGGCATGCTCATGCTGCTGCCCTTCCTGCTGAAGCAGCACCGCTCGTGGAAGAACTGCAAGATGCGCATCTTCACCGTGGCGCAGATGGAGGACAACTCCATCCAGATGAAGAAGGACCTCAAGATGTTCCTCTACCAGCTGCGGATTGAGGCCGAGGTTGAGGTTGTGGAGATG ACGGACAGTGACATTTCGGCGTACACCTACGAACGGACTTTGATGATGGAACAACGTAACCAGATGCTCAAAGAACTTCGACTTAACAAGAAGGAAGCCCTTGGAATG AATTTGGTGGACTATAATGAACACAATGCTGAGGAGAAGTTGCCCCTG GTGCAAGCTATCGTTGACCATCACCACGCTGACGTTAAGACAGCTAGCAAAGTCCGTTTTGCTGAGCCTGGCTCTGGAGACGCCGTCCCTACTGGAAACCATGCTGATGACGCACCTTCTCCCCCTCTCACCGACCCTGAAGAGAAAGAAAGAGACGACAAG GACGACTTTCGAAGTAGCTTGTTGCACATAATCGATTCATTGTGGGACTCCCCCGATGAACAGTCACAGTGCGACGGAGCGCCCTCACCGCTGCCCGACGACAACGCCAAAGAGAATAACGCCAACGGGGACGTCAAGCCGAAGCCTAACGTCACTAGCATTACACC AGACGAGGGAACTGTGAGGCGCATGCACACAGCGGTGAAGCTGAACGAAGTGATCGTGTCGCGGTCGCACGACGCACAACTAGTGATACTGAACCTGCCCGGCCCGCCTCGCGACACCAAGCTGGAACGAGAGTCCAACT ACATGGAGTTCCTGGAGGTACTGACCGAGGGTCTGGAGAAGGTGCTGATGGTGCGAGGTGGCGGTCGAGAGGTCATCACCATCTACTCGTGA